Genomic window (Stenotrophomonas maltophilia):
GCAGCCGCGTGCGGAGATCACGCCGGATGGCCGCCTGCTGATCGCCGGCAAGGAGATCACCGTCAACGACACCCAGCGCCGCCACCTGCAGGAGTACCGTGGCCACGTGGTCGCCATCGCGATGGATGGCATGGACGTTGGCCTGGCCGGCGCCAAGCTGGGGGCCAATGCGGCCGGTGAAGCACTGAAGGGCATCTTCAGCGGCGACAGCGAAGGTGTCGAGAAGCGCATCAACGCCGAAGCCGCGAAGATCGAGACCCAGGCCAAGCGCATCTGCGAACGCCTGCCGGCGATGCTGGCCAGCCAGCAAGCCCTGGCGCGTGAG
Coding sequences:
- a CDS encoding DUF2884 family protein, whose amino-acid sequence is MNLLRLLPALLLSLPLIACGGTSSSPDKTVGKSVAEATSGVGQTVKNAMDDARKDIAQGNIKISADKQPRAEITPDGRLLIAGKEITVNDTQRRHLQEYRGHVVAIAMDGMDVGLAGAKLGANAAGEALKGIFSGDSEGVEKRINAEAAKIETQAKRICERLPAMLASQQALARELPAFKPYATMDQSDVDDCGKNNSVTFSK